A window from Pseudomonas alloputida encodes these proteins:
- a CDS encoding crotonase/enoyl-CoA hydratase family protein, which produces MTEYSAFKVELTDSVAHVQINRPEKVNAMNAAFWEEIVDIFQWIDDTDAVRVVVISGAGKHFSAGIDLMMLASLAGQMGKDVGRNARFLRKTIQRLQASFTAVDACRKPVLAAVQGYCIGGAIDLISACDMRYCSRDAQFSIKEIDMGMAADVGTLQRLPRIIGDGIMRELAFTGRNVEADEALRIGLVNRVYDDQAALMDGVFAIAREIAAKSPIAVAGTKEMLSYMRDHRIDDGLDYIATWNAAMLQSEDLRVAVAAHMSKQKPTFAD; this is translated from the coding sequence GTGACCGAGTACAGTGCATTCAAGGTCGAACTGACCGACAGCGTCGCCCATGTTCAGATCAATCGCCCAGAGAAGGTCAACGCGATGAATGCGGCCTTCTGGGAGGAAATCGTCGACATCTTCCAGTGGATCGATGACACCGATGCCGTGCGCGTGGTGGTGATCAGTGGCGCTGGCAAGCATTTTTCCGCCGGTATCGACCTGATGATGCTGGCCTCGCTGGCTGGGCAGATGGGCAAGGACGTGGGCCGCAATGCACGCTTCCTGCGCAAGACCATCCAGCGGCTGCAGGCTTCGTTCACCGCTGTAGACGCGTGCCGCAAACCCGTACTGGCGGCCGTGCAGGGCTACTGCATCGGCGGCGCCATCGACCTCATCTCGGCGTGCGACATGCGCTACTGCAGCAGAGACGCGCAGTTCTCGATCAAGGAAATCGACATGGGCATGGCTGCCGATGTCGGCACATTGCAACGTTTGCCACGCATCATTGGCGACGGCATCATGCGTGAGCTGGCGTTTACCGGGCGCAATGTCGAGGCCGACGAGGCGCTGCGTATCGGCCTGGTCAACCGAGTCTATGATGATCAGGCTGCACTGATGGACGGCGTCTTTGCCATCGCCCGCGAGATTGCCGCAAAATCGCCGATCGCCGTGGCCGGCACCAAGGAAATGCTCAGCTACATGCGTGACCATCGCATCGACGATGGCCTGGACTACATTGCCACCTGGAACGCCGCAATGCTGCAGTCCGAAGACCTGCGTGTGGCTGTGGCGGCGCACATGAGCAAACAGAAACCGACGTTCGCCGACTGA
- a CDS encoding Zn-dependent hydrolase: MTPVKEILKTNARHVDSTRLWQSLMDLARLGATAKGGVCRLALTDLDRQARDLFVQWCEAAGCSVSIDAVGNIFARRPGRNPKLPPVMTGSHIDTQPTGGKFDGCFGVMAGLEVIRTLNDLGVETEASLEVVVWTNEEGSRFAPCMMGSGVFAGKFTLEDTLAKRDAQGVSVGEALNSIGYAGPRAVSGHPVGAYFEAHIEQGPILEDQAKTIGVVLGALGQKWFDLTLRGVEAHAGPTPMHLRKDALVGAAAVVEAVNRTALAHQPHACGTVGCLQAYPGSRNVIPGEVRMTLDFRHLEGEQLNAMIAEVRGVIEATCAKHGLSHELVPTADFPALYFDKGCVDAVRESAKALGLPHMDIVSGAGHDAIFLAELGPAGMIFVPCENGISHNEIENATPDDLAAGCAVLLRAMLAASEAIANGRLAA, translated from the coding sequence GTGACCCCCGTCAAAGAGATCCTGAAGACCAACGCCCGTCACGTCGACAGCACCCGCCTGTGGCAGTCGCTGATGGACCTGGCCCGGCTCGGCGCCACTGCCAAGGGCGGTGTCTGCCGCCTGGCCTTGACCGACCTCGACCGCCAGGCCCGCGATCTGTTCGTGCAGTGGTGCGAGGCGGCCGGTTGCTCGGTCAGCATCGACGCCGTCGGCAACATATTCGCCCGCCGCCCGGGCCGTAACCCCAAGCTGCCGCCGGTGATGACCGGTAGCCATATCGACACCCAGCCCACCGGCGGCAAGTTCGATGGCTGCTTCGGGGTGATGGCCGGGCTGGAGGTGATCCGCACCCTCAACGACCTGGGCGTGGAAACCGAAGCGTCGCTCGAAGTGGTGGTGTGGACCAACGAAGAAGGTTCGCGTTTTGCGCCATGCATGATGGGGTCTGGGGTATTCGCCGGCAAGTTCACCCTGGAAGACACCCTGGCCAAGCGCGATGCCCAGGGTGTCAGCGTTGGCGAAGCGTTGAACTCCATTGGCTACGCCGGTCCGCGTGCTGTGTCGGGGCACCCGGTGGGGGCGTATTTCGAAGCGCATATCGAGCAGGGGCCGATCCTTGAGGACCAGGCCAAGACCATCGGCGTGGTCCTCGGCGCCCTGGGCCAGAAGTGGTTCGACCTGACCCTGCGCGGTGTTGAAGCCCATGCCGGCCCTACGCCGATGCACCTGCGCAAGGACGCCCTGGTGGGGGCAGCCGCTGTGGTAGAGGCGGTCAACCGCACGGCGCTTGCCCACCAGCCCCACGCCTGTGGCACGGTGGGTTGCCTTCAGGCGTACCCGGGCTCGCGTAACGTGATCCCGGGCGAAGTGCGCATGACCCTCGACTTCCGCCACCTGGAGGGCGAGCAGTTGAATGCGATGATTGCCGAGGTGCGCGGGGTGATCGAGGCGACCTGTGCCAAGCATGGCCTGAGCCATGAGTTGGTGCCCACGGCCGACTTCCCGGCGCTTTACTTCGACAAAGGCTGTGTCGACGCCGTGCGCGAGTCGGCCAAGGCGCTGGGCCTGCCGCACATGGACATCGTCAGTGGCGCGGGGCATGACGCGATCTTCCTGGCCGAGCTGGGGCCGGCGGGGATGATTTTCGTGCCGTGCGAAAACGGCATCAGCCATAACGAGATCGAGAACGCCACGCCCGATGACTTGGCGGCGGGCTGCGCGGTGTTGTTGCGGGCGATGCTGGCGGCGTCGGAGGCAATTGCCAATGGGCGCCTGGCGGCCTAG
- the nhaB gene encoding sodium/proton antiporter NhaB produces the protein MSRPLTGALAHGFLGKSPIWYKVVICLFLVLNPLLLVTIGPVATGWALVLEFIFTLAMALKCYPLMPGGLLLIEALLLQMTTPQALYEELQHNFPVILLLMFMVAGIHFMKELLLFLFSRILLGVRSKAILALLFCVLSAFLSAFLDALTVTAVIISAAVGFYAVYHRVASGANPREDSALESDQQVAHLHREDLDQFRAFLRSLLMHGAVGTALGGVCTLVGEPQNLLIGHEMGWHFVDFFLKVAPVSLPVLGAGLVTCVLLEKVRLFGYGTLMPEPVRRVLTAYAAEDDAARTQAQRIALWVQGLAALILIICLGLHVAEVGLIGLMVIVLITAFTGITDEHRLGRAFQDAMPFTSLLVVFFAVVAVIHQQQLFSPLINWVLALPAEQQPGMLYLANGLLSAISDNVFVATIYITEVKQAFLDGSMSREHFETLAVAINTGTNLPSVATPNGQAAFLFLLTSAIAPLIRLSYGRMVWMALPYTVVMGGLGWWAVTYWL, from the coding sequence ATGTCACGCCCCCTGACCGGCGCCCTCGCCCACGGTTTTCTGGGCAAGTCGCCGATTTGGTACAAGGTGGTCATCTGCCTGTTTTTGGTGCTCAACCCGCTGTTGTTGGTAACCATTGGCCCGGTTGCGACCGGCTGGGCACTGGTGCTCGAATTCATCTTCACCCTGGCCATGGCCCTGAAATGCTACCCGTTGATGCCCGGTGGCTTGTTGCTGATCGAAGCCCTGCTGTTGCAGATGACCACGCCACAGGCGCTGTACGAGGAACTGCAGCACAACTTCCCGGTAATCCTGCTACTGATGTTCATGGTCGCCGGCATCCACTTCATGAAGGAACTGTTGCTGTTCCTGTTCTCACGCATTTTGCTCGGGGTGCGTTCCAAGGCCATTCTGGCGCTGCTGTTTTGCGTACTGTCGGCGTTTCTATCCGCGTTTCTCGATGCCCTGACCGTCACGGCGGTGATCATCAGCGCTGCGGTCGGCTTCTACGCGGTGTACCACCGCGTCGCGTCCGGGGCCAATCCGCGCGAGGACAGCGCACTGGAGAGCGACCAGCAAGTCGCTCACCTGCACCGGGAAGACCTCGACCAGTTCCGCGCCTTCCTGCGTAGCCTGCTGATGCATGGCGCTGTGGGTACCGCCCTGGGCGGCGTTTGCACGTTGGTGGGCGAGCCGCAGAACCTGCTGATCGGCCACGAGATGGGGTGGCACTTCGTCGACTTCTTCTTGAAGGTGGCGCCCGTATCGCTGCCAGTGCTGGGTGCTGGCCTGGTGACCTGCGTGCTGCTGGAAAAAGTGCGCCTGTTCGGCTACGGCACGCTGATGCCCGAACCTGTGCGCAGGGTGCTGACCGCCTATGCGGCCGAAGACGATGCGGCGCGCACCCAGGCCCAGCGCATCGCGCTGTGGGTACAAGGGCTCGCTGCGCTGATCCTGATCATCTGCCTGGGGCTGCATGTGGCCGAGGTCGGCCTGATCGGCCTGATGGTGATCGTACTGATCACGGCCTTCACCGGCATCACCGACGAGCACCGCCTCGGCCGTGCCTTCCAGGACGCCATGCCGTTCACTTCGCTGTTGGTGGTGTTCTTCGCCGTGGTCGCGGTGATTCATCAGCAGCAGCTGTTCAGCCCATTGATCAACTGGGTGCTGGCGCTGCCGGCCGAACAGCAACCGGGCATGCTGTACCTGGCCAACGGCTTGCTGTCGGCGATCAGCGACAATGTGTTCGTTGCCACCATCTACATCACTGAAGTGAAGCAGGCATTTCTCGATGGCAGCATGAGCCGCGAGCATTTCGAAACCCTGGCGGTGGCGATCAACACCGGCACCAACCTGCCAAGCGTGGCGACGCCGAACGGGCAGGCGGCGTTCCTGTTCCTGCTGACCTCGGCCATTGCGCCGCTGATCCGGCTGTCGTATGGGCGGATGGTGTGGATGGCGCTGCCCTATACCGTGGTGATGGGCGGGTTGGGGTGGTGGGCGGTGACGTACTGGCTGTGA
- a CDS encoding lipocalin family protein: protein MALRTTLLLSCMTLALLGCAGNDHPAPPRTQQVDLQRYQGTWYELARLPMFFQRNCVKSEARYGLREDGRIDVTNRCQEKDGQWNEAKGIAEAQQPGSTDKLWVRFDNWFSRLAPGLTKGEYWVLYHDKDYRVALVGHPNREYLWLLSRTPAVTDQQREQLLTIARDQGYDTSKLIWRQDN, encoded by the coding sequence ATGGCGCTGCGCACAACACTGTTGCTTTCCTGCATGACCCTGGCCCTGCTCGGCTGCGCGGGCAACGATCACCCGGCACCGCCGCGTACCCAGCAGGTGGACCTGCAACGCTATCAGGGTACCTGGTACGAACTGGCACGCCTGCCGATGTTCTTCCAGCGTAACTGCGTGAAGTCCGAGGCGCGCTACGGCTTGCGCGAGGACGGCCGTATCGATGTAACCAACCGCTGCCAGGAAAAGGACGGCCAGTGGAATGAAGCCAAGGGCATCGCCGAGGCTCAGCAACCGGGCAGCACCGACAAGCTGTGGGTGCGCTTCGACAACTGGTTCAGCCGCCTGGCACCGGGCCTGACCAAGGGCGAGTACTGGGTGCTGTACCACGACAAGGACTACCGCGTGGCACTGGTCGGCCACCCTAACCGCGAGTACCTGTGGCTGCTTTCGCGCACGCCAGCGGTCACCGACCAGCAGCGCGAGCAACTGCTGACAATCGCCCGAGACCAAGGGTATGACACCAGCAAGCTCATCTGGCGACAGGATAACTAG
- a CDS encoding ribonuclease Z — MDLLFLGTSAGVPTKARNVSATAVIEASGSHWYLVDCGEGTQHRLLHTPLSIRDLRAIFITHVHGDHCFGLPGLLASAGMSGRTQPLEVILPAVLHDWVRQGLVASDTFLPFELRLLPVEELIAWRSETLQVTTVQLSHRVPSVGFVFTEINPEPRLDIQRLDAEGITRGPLWGELAKGLTVTYDGQLLNGNDYLRPSRPPRRVIVCGDNDKPELLAAVARGADVLVHEATFTQAVVERTGGTFGHSTAAEVARFAEAAGVRNLVLTHFSARYQNDPRRSPHIDNVRDEALAHYSGQLTLAQDLQRYHLGRNGLLEASA, encoded by the coding sequence ATGGACCTGCTGTTCCTTGGCACCTCCGCCGGGGTGCCCACCAAGGCACGCAATGTCAGCGCCACAGCCGTGATCGAAGCCAGCGGCAGCCACTGGTATCTGGTCGATTGCGGCGAAGGCACCCAGCACCGCCTGCTGCACACCCCGCTTTCGATCCGCGACCTGCGCGCGATCTTCATCACCCACGTGCATGGTGACCATTGCTTCGGCCTGCCCGGCCTGCTGGCCAGCGCGGGCATGAGCGGGCGCACCCAGCCGCTGGAAGTGATCCTGCCCGCCGTACTGCACGACTGGGTACGCCAGGGCCTGGTTGCCAGCGACACCTTCCTGCCGTTCGAGCTGCGCCTGTTGCCCGTGGAAGAGCTGATCGCATGGCGCAGCGAGACCCTGCAGGTGACCACCGTGCAACTGTCGCACCGGGTGCCCAGCGTGGGTTTCGTATTCACCGAAATCAACCCTGAGCCACGCCTGGACATCCAGCGCCTGGACGCCGAGGGCATAACGCGTGGTCCGCTGTGGGGCGAGCTGGCCAAGGGGTTGACCGTGACGTACGACGGGCAACTGCTGAACGGCAACGACTACCTGCGCCCTTCGCGTCCGCCCCGGCGGGTGATCGTGTGCGGGGACAACGACAAGCCAGAACTGCTGGCAGCCGTCGCCAGGGGTGCGGATGTACTGGTGCACGAAGCCACCTTCACCCAGGCGGTGGTCGAACGCACCGGGGGCACGTTCGGCCACAGCACCGCCGCTGAGGTGGCACGCTTTGCCGAGGCCGCTGGCGTGCGCAACCTGGTACTGACGCATTTCAGCGCCCGCTACCAGAACGACCCACGGCGCAGCCCGCACATCGACAACGTGCGCGACGAGGCCCTCGCCCATTACAGCGGGCAGTTGACCCTGGCGCAGGACCTGCAGCGCTATCACCTTGGCCGTAACGGCCTTCTTGAGGCCAGTGCCTAG
- the hydA gene encoding dihydropyrimidinase, producing MSLLIRGATVVTHEESYPADVLCADGLIRAIGQNLEPPTDCEILDGSGQYLMPGGIDPHTHMQLPFMGTVASEDFFSGTAAGLAGGTTSIIDFVIPNPQQSLLEAFHTWRGWAQKSASDYGFHVAITWWSEQVAEEMGELVAKHGVNSFKHFMAYKNAIMAADDTLVASFERCLQLGAVPTVHAENGELVYHLQKKLLAQGMTGPEAHPLSRPSQVEGEAASRAIRIAETLGTPLYLVHISSREALDEIAYARGKGQPVYGEVLPGHLLLDDSVYRDPDWTTAAGYVMSPPFRPREHQEALWRGLQSGNLHTTATDHCCFCAEQKAMGRDDFSRIPNGTAGIEDRMAVLWDAGVNSGRLSMHEFVALTSTNTAKIFNLFPRKGAIRVGADADLVLWDPQGTRTISAKTHHQQVDFNIFEGRTVRGIPSHTISQGKVLWADGDLRAEPGAGRYVERPAYPAVYEVLGRRAEHQRPMPVPR from the coding sequence ATGTCCCTGTTGATCCGTGGCGCCACCGTGGTTACCCACGAAGAGAGTTACCCCGCCGATGTCCTGTGTGCCGATGGCCTGATCCGTGCCATCGGGCAAAACCTCGAACCGCCCACCGACTGCGAGATCCTCGACGGCAGCGGCCAGTACCTGATGCCTGGGGGCATCGATCCGCACACCCACATGCAGTTGCCGTTCATGGGCACGGTGGCCAGCGAGGACTTCTTCAGCGGCACCGCTGCGGGCCTGGCTGGCGGCACCACCTCGATCATCGACTTCGTCATTCCCAACCCGCAGCAGTCGTTGCTGGAGGCCTTCCACACCTGGCGTGGCTGGGCGCAGAAAAGCGCCAGCGACTATGGCTTCCACGTCGCCATTACCTGGTGGAGCGAGCAGGTGGCCGAAGAGATGGGCGAGCTGGTGGCCAAGCACGGGGTGAACAGCTTCAAGCATTTCATGGCCTACAAGAATGCGATCATGGCCGCGGACGATACCCTGGTGGCCAGCTTCGAGCGTTGCCTGCAACTGGGCGCGGTGCCCACCGTGCATGCCGAAAACGGCGAGCTGGTGTACCACCTGCAGAAAAAGCTGCTCGCCCAGGGCATGACCGGGCCGGAAGCCCACCCGCTGTCGCGCCCCTCGCAGGTTGAAGGCGAAGCGGCCAGCCGCGCCATCCGCATTGCTGAAACCCTCGGCACGCCGTTGTACCTGGTGCACATTTCCAGCCGCGAGGCACTGGATGAAATCGCCTATGCCCGAGGCAAGGGCCAGCCGGTGTATGGCGAGGTGCTGCCCGGACATCTGCTGCTGGACGACAGTGTCTACCGTGACCCGGACTGGACCACCGCCGCCGGTTATGTGATGAGCCCGCCGTTCCGCCCACGCGAACACCAGGAGGCGCTGTGGCGCGGCTTGCAGTCGGGCAACCTGCACACCACCGCCACCGACCACTGCTGCTTCTGCGCCGAGCAGAAAGCCATGGGCCGCGACGACTTCAGCCGCATCCCCAACGGCACCGCCGGCATCGAAGACCGCATGGCAGTACTGTGGGATGCCGGGGTCAACAGCGGGCGTTTGTCGATGCACGAATTCGTCGCGCTGACCTCTACCAACACGGCGAAAATCTTCAACCTGTTCCCGCGCAAGGGCGCTATCCGCGTGGGTGCCGATGCCGACCTGGTGCTGTGGGACCCGCAGGGCACCCGCACCATCTCCGCCAAAACCCACCACCAGCAGGTGGACTTCAACATTTTCGAAGGCCGCACCGTGCGCGGCATCCCAAGCCACACCATCAGCCAGGGCAAGGTGCTCTGGGCCGATGGCGACCTGCGCGCCGAGCCGGGCGCGGGGCGCTATGTGGAACGGCCGGCGTACCCGGCGGTGTATGAGGTGCTGGGGCGCCGGGCCGAGCATCAGCGGCCGATGCCTGTTCCGCGCTGA
- the nudC gene encoding NAD(+) diphosphatase yields the protein MSARWTTAVLDPQMTGGLAVARSPEGFLVDANGALFPRDWLKRQDLDVLCEHGIGHFDGQPVFLLELRSATDVPGCSWRGLRAFMLEGDFDTYKVLGYAAQIGIWAREHRFCGSCGQPMTQIRWERAMYCQPCDLRSYPRISPSMIVLVTRGDEILLARSPRFVTGVYSTLAGFAEPGESAEDCLVREVREEVAVEVKNIQYVGSQCWPFPHSMMLGFHAEYAGGEIVMQPDEIEDAKWFSVHDLPPLPAGRSIARYLIDLYVARRLGCDIPAFPS from the coding sequence ATGTCAGCACGCTGGACTACTGCAGTACTCGACCCACAGATGACCGGGGGGCTAGCCGTGGCCCGCAGCCCTGAAGGGTTTCTGGTGGACGCCAACGGCGCGCTGTTCCCCCGCGACTGGCTAAAGCGCCAGGACCTCGACGTGCTGTGCGAGCATGGCATCGGCCACTTTGACGGCCAGCCGGTGTTCCTGCTGGAACTGCGCAGCGCCACTGATGTGCCAGGCTGCAGCTGGCGCGGCCTGCGTGCGTTCATGCTCGAAGGCGACTTCGACACCTACAAGGTGCTGGGCTATGCCGCACAGATCGGCATCTGGGCCCGCGAGCATCGCTTCTGCGGCAGTTGCGGCCAGCCGATGACGCAAATTCGCTGGGAGCGGGCGATGTATTGCCAACCCTGCGACCTGCGCAGCTATCCGCGAATTTCACCCAGCATGATCGTGCTGGTGACCCGCGGCGATGAAATCCTGCTGGCGCGTTCGCCGCGCTTCGTCACCGGGGTGTACAGCACCTTGGCAGGTTTTGCCGAACCGGGTGAATCGGCCGAAGACTGCCTGGTGCGCGAAGTGCGCGAAGAAGTGGCGGTGGAGGTGAAGAACATTCAGTACGTCGGCAGCCAGTGCTGGCCGTTTCCGCATTCGATGATGCTCGGTTTCCATGCCGAGTACGCCGGTGGCGAGATTGTCATGCAACCGGACGAGATCGAGGACGCCAAGTGGTTCAGCGTCCACGACTTGCCGCCGCTGCCGGCCGGGCGGTCCATTGCCCGTTATCTGATCGATCTGTATGTTGCGCGGCGGCTGGGCTGTGATATCCCGGCTTTCCCGTCCTAG
- a CDS encoding NCS1 family nucleobase:cation symporter-1 translates to MQQSRSEVVEQDGLFELSEGSDVLDSPRYNPDIAPTKVHQRTWNKWHITALWVGMSICVPTYTLGGVLTAYFGLSVGEALLAILLANVIVLIPLTLNAFPGTKYGIPFPVLLRSSFGILGSNVPCLIRAVVACGWFGIQTMFGGLAIHLFLGSVFDGWKALGGTGEVIGFMIFWCLNLWVVLRGAESIKWLETLSAPLLVAVGVGLLFWALPHMSMTELLAQPPKRPEGASVVSYFCAGLTAMVGFWATLSLNIPDFSRYARSQKDQILGQIFGLPLTMFLFAALGVVLTAASASLVGETVSDPVSLIGKIQSPFWVALAMALIVIATLSTNTAANIVSPTNDFQNIAPRLIGRSRAVWLTGFIGLALMGHELLKKLGLIVSDLSLESVYSNWLLGYSSLLGPIAGIMVVDYFLIRRQKLDLAGLYRDDVYPAWNWAGFAAFALPVGLTVMAIGNSSFSWFYDYGWFTGSLLGGALYAALGGLAARNPVRLAKPLP, encoded by the coding sequence ATGCAACAGAGCAGATCGGAAGTGGTCGAGCAAGATGGCCTGTTCGAGCTGTCCGAGGGCAGCGATGTCCTCGACAGCCCGCGCTACAACCCCGACATAGCACCGACCAAGGTGCACCAGCGCACCTGGAACAAATGGCACATCACCGCCCTGTGGGTGGGCATGTCCATCTGCGTACCCACCTACACCCTCGGCGGCGTGCTCACCGCCTACTTCGGCCTCAGCGTTGGCGAAGCGCTGCTGGCGATTTTGCTGGCCAACGTAATCGTGCTGATACCGCTTACCCTCAATGCCTTTCCCGGCACCAAGTACGGCATCCCGTTTCCGGTGCTGCTGCGTTCGTCGTTCGGCATCCTCGGCTCCAACGTACCGTGCCTGATCCGCGCGGTGGTGGCCTGTGGTTGGTTCGGTATCCAGACCATGTTTGGCGGGCTGGCCATTCACCTGTTCCTGGGTTCGGTGTTCGACGGCTGGAAGGCGCTGGGCGGGACAGGCGAGGTGATTGGCTTCATGATCTTCTGGTGCCTGAACCTGTGGGTGGTGCTGCGCGGCGCCGAGTCGATCAAGTGGCTGGAAACGCTGTCGGCACCGCTGCTGGTGGCAGTGGGCGTCGGTCTGCTGTTCTGGGCCTTGCCGCACATGTCGATGACCGAACTGTTGGCGCAGCCGCCCAAGCGTCCGGAAGGGGCGAGCGTGGTCAGTTACTTCTGCGCCGGGCTTACGGCCATGGTGGGCTTCTGGGCCACACTGTCGCTGAACATTCCCGACTTCAGCCGCTACGCCCGCAGCCAGAAGGATCAGATTCTCGGGCAGATCTTCGGCCTGCCGCTGACCATGTTCCTGTTCGCTGCGCTGGGTGTGGTGCTGACCGCCGCTTCGGCGTCGCTGGTGGGCGAGACGGTGTCCGACCCGGTCAGCCTGATCGGCAAGATTCAAAGCCCGTTCTGGGTGGCCCTGGCCATGGCGCTGATCGTGATCGCCACGCTGTCGACCAACACCGCGGCGAACATCGTGTCGCCTACCAATGACTTCCAGAACATTGCCCCACGCCTGATCGGCCGAAGCCGCGCGGTATGGCTGACCGGCTTTATCGGCCTGGCGCTGATGGGGCATGAACTGCTGAAGAAACTGGGCCTGATTGTCTCCGACCTTAGCCTGGAGAGCGTGTATTCCAACTGGCTGCTGGGCTATTCCAGCTTGTTGGGGCCCATTGCCGGCATCATGGTGGTGGACTACTTCCTGATCCGTCGGCAGAAGCTGGACCTGGCCGGGCTATACCGCGACGACGTGTATCCCGCGTGGAACTGGGCCGGTTTTGCCGCCTTCGCCTTGCCAGTAGGGCTGACGGTAATGGCGATTGGCAACAGCAGTTTCAGCTGGTTCTACGACTATGGCTGGTTCACCGGCTCGTTGCTGGGCGGTGCACTGTACGCCGCGCTTGGCGGTTTGGCGGCACGCAACCCGGTGCGGTTGGCCAAACCCTTGCCTTGA